The Primulina eburnea isolate SZY01 chromosome 13, ASM2296580v1, whole genome shotgun sequence genome includes a region encoding these proteins:
- the LOC140810729 gene encoding uncharacterized protein, which translates to MAMRALENGAFLFIKKPATLEILRCLWQYVLKDKTRMLREKERFPEAAATGNYSTRGMEIFNGEDYNGHNYNDSDMMNNKGKLGKKKLLGHKGSWRQDDYSQNHMFENNKVRRKVCTEWTQELHAKFMDAVRQLGEGRCFPKEILDLMNTPGLTRMQVASHLQKCRNDNWRAPDERKSQQNSPQASSHIMSNYKPRRFGSMPLLAKEQSEPRSGSETETVDKGENGKMGLPPAAYEHPPQPGQARGGRRHPSDEFFRFTDMDCLIQNFPGVPQGSVINPQASGAGPCHLDQVYIQQNSVVPRMDGSQWSSEATNFESDGSDTKDNENN; encoded by the exons ATGGCCATGAGAGCTCTGGAAAATGGTGCCTTCCTTTTCATTAAGAAACCTGCAACACTTGAGATCCTGAGGTGCCTGTGGCAATATGTTCTGAAGGATAAAACCCGAATGCTCCGTGAAAAAGAGAGATTTCCAGAAGCAGCAGCCACGGGTAATTATAGCACAAGAGGTATGGAAATCTTTAACGGAGAAGACTATAACGGTCATAACTATAACGACAGCGACATGATGAACAATAAAGGTAAACTGGGCAAAAAGAAGTTACTGGGGCACAAGGGTAGTTGGCGCCAGGATGACTATTCGCAGAATCATATGTTTGAGAACAATAAGGTTAGGCGAAAGGTGTGTACGGAGTGGACTCAGGAGCTTCATGCCAAGTTTATGGATGCTGTTAGGCAGCTTGGTGAAGGCA GGTGCTTTCCTAAGGAGATTCTTGATCTGATGAATACACCTGGTTTGACGAGAATGCAAGTTGCTAGTCATCTGCAG AAATGCCGGAATGACAACTGGCGAGCACCCGATGAGAGGAAATCCCAACAAAACTCCCCTCAAGCGTCTTCTCATATCATGTCCAACTACAAGCCAAGGCGATTTGGGTCGATGCCCCTGTTGGCTAAGGAACAATCTGAACCAAGATCGGGCTCCGAAACCGAGACCGTGGATAAGGGTGAGAATGGAAAAATGGGGCTTCCACCTGCAGCGTACGAGCATCCACCTCAGCCTGGCCAAGCCCGTGGTGGCAGGAGGCATCCATCTGATGAGTTCTTCCGCTTTACCGATATGGATTGCCTGATCCAGAACTTTCCTGGCGTGCCACAAGGATCTGTGATAAATCCTCAGGCTTCGGGGGCAGGCCCGTGTCATTTGGACCAAGTTTACATACAACAG AATTCGGTTGTGCCAAGAATGGATGGGAGCCAATGGAGTTCAGAAGCAACAAACTTCGAGAGTGACGGCTCAGATACCAAAGACAATGAGAATAACTGA